The following proteins are encoded in a genomic region of Hyla sarda isolate aHylSar1 chromosome 3, aHylSar1.hap1, whole genome shotgun sequence:
- the RAP2B gene encoding ras-related protein Rap-2b isoform X2, with protein MGGALLLVVLGSGGVGKSALTVQFVTGSFIEKYDPTIEDFYRKEIEVDSSPSVLEILDTAGTEQFASMRDLYIKNGQGFILVYSLVNQQSFQDIKPMRDQIIRVKRYERVPMILVGNKVDLEGEREVSYGEGKALADDWNCPFMETSAKNKASVDELFAEIVRQMNYASQPNGDDQCCSSCVIL; from the exons ATGGGCGGCGCTCTcctcc TAGTTGTGCTGGGCTCAGGCGGGGTGGGGAAATCTGCCCTCACTGTCCAGTTCGTCACAGGCTCCTTCATAGAGAAATATGACCCGACCATTGAGGACTTCTACAGGAAGGAGATCGAGGTGGACTCGTCCCCCTCAGTCCTGGAGATCCTGGACACTGCAGGGACCGAGCAGTTCGCTTCCATGAGAGACCTGTACATCAAGAATGGACAAGGCTTTATCCTGGTCTACAGCCTGGTCAACCAGCAGAGCTTCCAGGACATCAAACCCATGAGGGACCAGATCATCAGGGTCAAGAGGTATGAGAGAGTGCCCATGATCCTGGTGGGAAACAAGGTGgacctggagggggagagggaagtGTCCTATGGGGAAGGCAAAGCCCTGGCCGATGACTGGAACTGTCCTTTCATGGAAACTTCTGCCAAAAACAAAGCCTCTGTGGACGAACTCTTCGCGGAGATAGTCCGGCAGATGAACTACGCCTCCCAGCCCAATGGGGACGACCAGTGCTGCTCCTCCTGTGTCATCCTCTGA
- the RAP2B gene encoding ras-related protein Rap-2b isoform X1, translating to MREYKVVVLGSGGVGKSALTVQFVTGSFIEKYDPTIEDFYRKEIEVDSSPSVLEILDTAGTEQFASMRDLYIKNGQGFILVYSLVNQQSFQDIKPMRDQIIRVKRYERVPMILVGNKVDLEGEREVSYGEGKALADDWNCPFMETSAKNKASVDELFAEIVRQMNYASQPNGDDQCCSSCVIL from the coding sequence ATGAGAGAATACAAAGTAGTTGTGCTGGGCTCAGGCGGGGTGGGGAAATCTGCCCTCACTGTCCAGTTCGTCACAGGCTCCTTCATAGAGAAATATGACCCGACCATTGAGGACTTCTACAGGAAGGAGATCGAGGTGGACTCGTCCCCCTCAGTCCTGGAGATCCTGGACACTGCAGGGACCGAGCAGTTCGCTTCCATGAGAGACCTGTACATCAAGAATGGACAAGGCTTTATCCTGGTCTACAGCCTGGTCAACCAGCAGAGCTTCCAGGACATCAAACCCATGAGGGACCAGATCATCAGGGTCAAGAGGTATGAGAGAGTGCCCATGATCCTGGTGGGAAACAAGGTGgacctggagggggagagggaagtGTCCTATGGGGAAGGCAAAGCCCTGGCCGATGACTGGAACTGTCCTTTCATGGAAACTTCTGCCAAAAACAAAGCCTCTGTGGACGAACTCTTCGCGGAGATAGTCCGGCAGATGAACTACGCCTCCCAGCCCAATGGGGACGACCAGTGCTGCTCCTCCTGTGTCATCCTCTGA